The following are encoded in a window of Amycolatopsis solani genomic DNA:
- a CDS encoding bifunctional SulP family inorganic anion transporter/carbonic anhydrase has product MIEIVRGEHDTGPPKQPRLPENLKHDLLASIVVFLVAVPLSLGVAFAAGAPLLSGLISAVVGGLVASLFGGSPLQVSGPSAALTVVLADTIATHGWPVTCAITVAAGLLQILFGLTRAARAALAVSPAIVHGLLAGIGVTLVLGQLHVVLGGSAQGSALANVVALPRQIAAHHDQAVLIGVVTLAVLIAWPRLPKTVRRVPAPLAAVALATGLSVLTGMSLPRVDLPAGLPELHIVPRLPDGGWGGFALAALTIALIAGLESLLSAVSVDKLRGGPRTDLDRELIGQGAANVAAGALGGFPVTGVIVRSMTNYEAGARTRLSAILHCVWILAACLLLTGVLRLIPLAALAALLVYVGMKLVNVHGLKEVRRHGDLPVYVVTLAGAVAVNLLTGVAAGVLLALALMLRRMIFSGIHVEREGERHRVVIEGALTFLSVPRLTRVLAGVPPHAEVTLELLVDYLDHAAFDCLRGWQQAHAGPVTVDEIGHPWFERGSSGEPTVRRSVAARVVPRWLAPWSQWQAEHVVLPAQRTASSLLCRGASEFQRRTAPLLRDTWSGLAHGQQPHTLFITCGDARIVPNLITTSGPGDLFTVRNIGNLVPPPDGDDSSVGAAIEYAVGVLGVAEIVVCGHSGCGAMKALLGRAPDGLEQLGSWLRHGEATLRRRAREAPVLLGGERPAAEADQLALQNVVQQLEILRAYPVVAAALERGALRLTGMYFDVGAAQVSLLDDAARGFVPAGAVEH; this is encoded by the coding sequence ATGATCGAGATCGTTCGTGGTGAACACGACACCGGCCCGCCGAAGCAGCCCCGTCTTCCGGAGAACCTCAAGCACGACCTCCTCGCGTCGATAGTCGTCTTCCTCGTCGCCGTCCCCCTGTCCCTCGGTGTGGCCTTCGCCGCCGGGGCACCGCTGCTCTCCGGCCTCATCTCCGCCGTCGTCGGCGGGCTGGTCGCGAGCCTCTTCGGCGGGTCGCCGCTGCAAGTCAGCGGGCCCTCCGCCGCGCTCACCGTGGTGCTGGCCGACACGATCGCCACCCACGGCTGGCCCGTCACCTGCGCGATCACCGTCGCCGCCGGGCTGCTCCAAATCCTCTTCGGGCTGACCAGGGCCGCCCGGGCCGCGCTCGCCGTTTCGCCTGCCATCGTGCACGGGCTGCTCGCCGGCATCGGGGTCACGCTCGTGCTCGGGCAGCTGCACGTCGTGCTCGGCGGCTCGGCGCAGGGTTCCGCGCTCGCCAACGTCGTCGCGCTGCCGCGGCAGATCGCCGCGCACCACGACCAGGCCGTGCTGATCGGGGTCGTCACCCTCGCCGTGCTGATCGCCTGGCCGCGGCTGCCGAAAACCGTCCGCCGCGTGCCCGCGCCGCTGGCCGCCGTCGCGCTGGCCACCGGGCTGTCCGTGCTGACCGGCATGTCGCTGCCGCGCGTCGACCTCCCGGCCGGGCTGCCCGAGTTGCACATCGTGCCGCGGCTGCCGGACGGCGGCTGGGGCGGGTTCGCCCTCGCCGCGCTCACCATCGCGCTCATCGCCGGCCTGGAAAGCCTGCTGTCCGCCGTTTCGGTCGACAAGCTCCGCGGCGGCCCGCGCACCGACCTCGACCGCGAGCTCATCGGGCAGGGCGCGGCGAACGTCGCGGCCGGCGCGCTCGGCGGGTTCCCGGTCACCGGCGTCATCGTGCGCAGCATGACCAACTACGAGGCCGGCGCGCGCACGCGGCTGTCGGCGATCCTGCACTGCGTCTGGATCCTCGCCGCCTGCCTGTTGCTGACCGGCGTGCTGCGGCTTATTCCGCTGGCCGCCCTCGCCGCCCTGCTCGTGTACGTCGGGATGAAGCTCGTGAACGTCCACGGGCTCAAGGAAGTCCGGCGGCACGGCGACCTGCCGGTGTACGTCGTCACGCTCGCCGGCGCGGTGGCCGTCAACCTGCTCACCGGTGTCGCCGCGGGCGTCCTGCTCGCGCTCGCGCTGATGCTGCGGCGGATGATCTTCTCCGGCATCCACGTCGAGCGGGAAGGCGAGCGCCACCGCGTCGTCATCGAAGGCGCACTGACGTTCCTGTCCGTGCCGCGGCTGACCCGCGTGCTCGCCGGGGTGCCGCCGCACGCCGAGGTCACCCTCGAACTGCTCGTCGACTACCTCGACCACGCCGCGTTCGACTGCCTGCGCGGCTGGCAGCAGGCGCACGCCGGGCCGGTGACGGTCGACGAGATCGGGCACCCGTGGTTCGAACGCGGGAGTTCGGGCGAGCCGACCGTGCGCCGCAGCGTCGCCGCGCGCGTGGTGCCGCGGTGGCTCGCGCCGTGGTCGCAGTGGCAGGCCGAGCACGTCGTGCTCCCCGCCCAGCGCACGGCGAGCTCGCTGCTCTGCCGCGGCGCGTCGGAGTTCCAGCGCCGCACCGCGCCACTGCTGCGGGACACGTGGAGCGGGCTGGCGCACGGCCAGCAGCCGCACACGCTATTCATCACCTGCGGCGACGCGCGGATCGTGCCCAACCTGATCACCACCAGCGGGCCGGGCGACCTGTTCACGGTCCGGAACATCGGCAACCTGGTGCCGCCGCCGGACGGCGACGACTCCTCGGTCGGCGCCGCGATCGAGTACGCGGTCGGCGTCCTGGGCGTGGCCGAGATCGTGGTGTGCGGGCACTCCGGCTGCGGCGCGATGAAGGCGTTGCTCGGCCGGGCCCCGGACGGGCTCGAGCAGCTCGGCAGCTGGCTCCGCCACGGCGAAGCGACGCTCCGGCGCCGCGCCCGCGAAGCGCCGGTGCTGCTCGGCGGCGAGCGGCCGGCCGCCGAGGCCGACCAGCTCGCGCTGCAGAACGTGGTGCAGCAGCTGGAGATCCTGCGTGCGTACCCGGTGGTGGCGGCCGCGCTCGAGCGCGGCGCGCTCCGGCTCACCGGCATGTACTTCGACGTCGGCGCCGCGCAGGTGTCCCTTTTGGACGATGCGGCTCGCGGCTTCGTCCCGGCCGGCGCTGTGGAGCACTGA
- a CDS encoding bifunctional SulP family inorganic anion transporter/carbonic anhydrase, which produces MVIMRPLAVLRHDLPASLVVFLVAVPLSLGIALASGAPVAAGLVAAVVGGVVAGALGGSALQVSGPAAGLTVVMAETIQTFGWVVTCAITVAAGACQILLGLSRIARAALAISPAIVHGMLAGIGVTIVLGQLHVVLGGKAQSSAVENIAELPGQIVAHHDSAAVIGLLTIAILLVWPKLPSAVRKVPGPLAAIAAATGLSVLLGMTLPRVELPGDLLDIQLVPQLPDGGWGGFALAVVTIALIASVESLLSAVAVDKMHTGRRANLDRELVGQGAANMLSGALGGLPVTGVIVRSSTNVAAGAKTRASAVLHGVWVLLFVVLLAGLIQSIPLAALAGLLVHVGAKLVNPGHIKTVLAHGDLPVYLLTLAGVVVFDLLTGVLAGIGLALVLMLRRTLWSGIHVEREGDAWRVVVEGVLTFLSVPRLSKVLGTIPAGVPVRLELVVDYLDHAAFESLTTWQQAHERAGGTVEVDEVGHPWFGEGKAGRPTRSRLHASRAVPRWLAPWSAWQATEGIPTQQTRNGATEFHRRAAPLLKDTLSGLADGQRPRTLFITCGDSRIVPNLITTSGPGDLFTIRNIGNLVPPGQADPSMNASIEYAVGVLGVEEIVVCGHSGCGAMAALADGPPPGPLSVWLRHAEPSAHRLGSATLEGAVPERKGDRLALHNVLQQLEHLREYPSVAAAEAAGKLQLTGMYFAVGTAQVHLFDAAERTFRPAGAAVTGA; this is translated from the coding sequence ATGGTGATCATGAGACCCCTCGCCGTGCTCCGCCACGACCTGCCGGCCTCACTGGTCGTCTTCCTCGTCGCAGTACCCCTGTCCCTGGGCATCGCCCTCGCTTCGGGCGCGCCGGTCGCCGCCGGGCTCGTCGCCGCCGTCGTCGGTGGCGTCGTCGCCGGGGCGCTGGGCGGCTCCGCGCTGCAAGTGAGCGGGCCCGCCGCCGGCCTGACCGTCGTCATGGCCGAAACCATCCAGACGTTCGGGTGGGTCGTCACCTGCGCGATCACCGTCGCCGCCGGCGCCTGCCAGATCCTGCTGGGGCTGAGCCGCATCGCGCGCGCCGCGCTGGCCATCTCGCCGGCGATCGTGCACGGCATGCTGGCCGGCATCGGCGTCACGATCGTGCTGGGTCAGCTCCACGTCGTCCTCGGCGGCAAGGCGCAGAGCTCGGCGGTGGAGAACATCGCCGAGCTGCCCGGCCAGATCGTCGCCCACCACGACTCAGCCGCCGTGATCGGCCTGCTCACCATCGCCATCCTGCTCGTCTGGCCGAAGCTGCCGTCCGCCGTCCGGAAGGTGCCGGGACCGCTCGCCGCGATCGCCGCCGCCACCGGCCTGTCGGTCCTGCTCGGGATGACGCTGCCGCGCGTCGAGCTGCCCGGTGACCTGCTGGACATCCAGCTCGTCCCGCAGCTGCCCGACGGCGGCTGGGGCGGATTTGCGCTCGCCGTCGTCACCATCGCCCTGATCGCCAGCGTCGAAAGCCTGCTTTCGGCCGTGGCGGTGGACAAGATGCACACCGGGCGGCGCGCCAACCTCGACCGGGAACTGGTCGGCCAGGGCGCGGCCAACATGCTCTCCGGCGCGCTGGGCGGCCTGCCGGTCACCGGCGTCATCGTCCGCAGTTCCACCAACGTCGCCGCCGGGGCGAAGACCCGCGCGTCGGCGGTGCTGCACGGCGTCTGGGTGCTGCTGTTCGTCGTCCTGCTCGCCGGGCTGATCCAGAGCATCCCCCTGGCCGCGCTGGCCGGCCTGCTGGTGCACGTCGGCGCGAAGCTGGTCAACCCGGGCCACATCAAGACCGTCCTCGCCCACGGCGACCTGCCCGTCTACCTGCTCACCCTCGCCGGCGTCGTGGTGTTCGACCTGCTCACCGGCGTGCTCGCGGGCATCGGGCTGGCGCTCGTGCTGATGCTGCGCCGCACGCTCTGGTCGGGGATTCACGTCGAGCGCGAAGGGGACGCCTGGCGCGTCGTCGTCGAAGGCGTCCTGACGTTCCTGTCCGTGCCGCGGCTGTCGAAGGTGCTCGGGACCATCCCGGCCGGCGTCCCGGTGCGGCTCGAGCTCGTCGTCGACTACCTCGACCACGCCGCGTTCGAGAGCCTCACCACCTGGCAGCAGGCCCACGAGCGCGCCGGCGGCACGGTCGAGGTCGACGAGGTCGGCCACCCGTGGTTCGGCGAAGGCAAGGCGGGCCGCCCGACGCGGTCCCGGCTGCACGCGAGCCGGGCGGTGCCGCGCTGGCTCGCGCCCTGGTCGGCGTGGCAGGCCACCGAAGGCATCCCCACGCAGCAGACCCGCAACGGTGCCACCGAGTTCCACCGCCGCGCCGCGCCGCTGCTCAAGGACACGCTGTCCGGGCTCGCCGACGGCCAGCGGCCGCGCACGCTGTTCATCACCTGCGGCGACTCCCGGATCGTGCCCAACCTGATCACCACCAGCGGCCCCGGCGACCTGTTCACCATCCGCAACATCGGCAACCTCGTCCCGCCCGGGCAGGCGGACCCGTCGATGAACGCGTCCATCGAGTACGCCGTCGGCGTGCTCGGAGTCGAGGAGATCGTGGTGTGCGGCCACTCGGGCTGCGGCGCGATGGCGGCGCTGGCCGACGGCCCGCCGCCGGGACCGCTGTCGGTCTGGCTCCGCCACGCGGAGCCGAGCGCGCACCGGCTGGGTTCGGCCACGCTGGAGGGCGCGGTCCCGGAGCGGAAGGGTGACCGGCTGGCCCTGCACAACGTGCTCCAGCAGCTGGAGCACCTGCGCGAGTACCCGTCGGTGGCCGCGGCCGAGGCGGCCGGGAAGCTGCAGCTGACCGGCATGTACTTCGCGGTCGGGACGGCGCAGGTCCACCTGTTCGACGCGGCCGAGCGCACGTTCCGCCCGGCCGGAGCGGCGGTGACGGGAGCCTGA
- the bioD gene encoding dethiobiotin synthase has product MLVMTGTGTGVGKTITTAAIAALAADGGQRVAVLKPAQTGVRPDEPGDLADVRRLAGDVTTLELRRYPDPLSPEAAARRSGLPTLDPGEIARAASDLDTGHDLTLIEGAGGLLVRFDSTGASLADVAWSLGSLVIIVAEAGLGTLNATALTAEVAGKRGLTVAGVIIGAWPAEPDLAALSNLEDLPVAAGAPLLGVLPAGLGTASRDEFLAAARGGLSPWFGGEFDPELFAGCASAGK; this is encoded by the coding sequence ATGCTGGTGATGACGGGGACCGGGACCGGGGTCGGCAAAACGATCACCACGGCGGCGATCGCCGCTCTGGCGGCGGACGGCGGGCAGCGGGTCGCGGTGCTGAAACCGGCGCAGACCGGGGTGCGGCCCGACGAGCCCGGCGACCTCGCCGACGTCCGGCGGCTCGCCGGTGACGTCACCACCCTCGAACTGCGCCGCTACCCGGATCCGCTGTCCCCGGAAGCCGCCGCGCGCCGCAGCGGGCTGCCGACGCTGGACCCGGGGGAGATCGCGCGGGCGGCGTCCGACCTGGACACCGGGCACGACCTGACTCTGATCGAAGGCGCGGGCGGGCTGCTGGTCCGCTTCGACTCCACCGGGGCGAGCCTCGCCGACGTCGCCTGGTCGCTCGGCTCGCTCGTGATCATCGTGGCCGAGGCCGGGCTCGGCACGCTCAACGCGACCGCGCTCACCGCCGAGGTCGCCGGCAAGCGCGGCCTGACCGTCGCCGGCGTGATCATCGGCGCCTGGCCGGCCGAGCCGGACCTCGCGGCGCTGTCCAACCTCGAAGACCTGCCGGTGGCGGCCGGGGCGCCGCTGCTCGGCGTGCTGCCCGCCGGGCTCGGCACGGCGTCCCGTGACGAGTTCCTGGCCGCGGCCAGGGGCGGGCTCTCGCCGTGGTTCGGCGGCGAGTTCGACCCCGAGCTGTTCGCCGGCTGCGCGTCAGCCGGGAAGTGA
- the bsaP gene encoding hypothetical protein produces the protein MTASDAVFCVHCGQESPGGADHPACHNPRTALEPPRYCTFCARRLVVQVSPLGWTAKCSRHGDTASG, from the coding sequence GTGACAGCCTCTGACGCGGTCTTCTGCGTCCACTGTGGACAGGAATCGCCGGGTGGGGCGGACCACCCGGCGTGCCACAACCCCCGGACGGCACTGGAACCCCCGCGCTACTGCACCTTCTGCGCCCGGCGGCTGGTGGTGCAGGTGAGCCCGCTCGGCTGGACGGCGAAGTGCAGCCGGCACGGCGACACGGCCAGCGGCTGA
- the bioB gene encoding biotin synthase BioB, with translation MTAVPDTDVLAHARELVLETGAGLGEAEVLEVLRLPDDRLPDLLALAHEVRMRWCGPEVEVEGIISLKTGGCPEDCHFCSQSGRFPTPVRSAWLDIPNLVKAARQTAETGATEFCIVAAVRGPDQRLLSQVREGVKAIRADGNDIQIACSLGMLTQEQVDELVEMGVHRYNHNLETARSHFPAVVTTHTWEERWDTLRMVAEAGMEVCCGGIIGMGETVEQRAEFAVQLAELNPHEVPMNFLIPQPGTPYENYEIVEGKDALRTVAAFRLAMPRTMLRFAGGRELTLGDLGAEQGMLGGVNAIIVGNYLTNLGRPASADLEMLDELKMPIKALSDSL, from the coding sequence TTGACCGCAGTTCCGGACACCGACGTCCTCGCCCACGCCCGTGAGCTCGTCCTCGAAACCGGCGCCGGCCTGGGAGAAGCCGAGGTCCTCGAGGTGCTGCGGCTGCCCGACGACCGGCTGCCCGACCTGCTCGCGCTCGCGCACGAGGTCCGGATGCGCTGGTGCGGGCCCGAGGTGGAGGTCGAGGGCATCATCAGCCTGAAGACCGGCGGCTGCCCGGAGGACTGCCACTTCTGCTCCCAGTCCGGCCGCTTCCCGACGCCGGTGCGCTCGGCGTGGCTCGACATCCCGAACCTGGTCAAGGCCGCCCGGCAGACCGCCGAGACCGGCGCGACGGAGTTCTGCATCGTCGCCGCCGTCCGCGGCCCGGACCAGCGGCTGCTCTCGCAGGTGCGCGAAGGCGTGAAGGCGATCCGGGCGGACGGGAACGACATCCAGATCGCCTGCTCGCTCGGCATGCTCACGCAGGAGCAGGTCGACGAGCTCGTCGAGATGGGCGTGCACCGCTACAACCACAACCTCGAGACGGCGCGCTCGCACTTCCCCGCGGTGGTCACCACGCACACGTGGGAAGAGCGCTGGGACACGCTGCGGATGGTGGCCGAGGCGGGCATGGAGGTCTGCTGCGGCGGCATCATCGGCATGGGGGAGACGGTCGAGCAGCGCGCGGAGTTCGCGGTGCAGCTGGCCGAGCTGAACCCGCACGAGGTGCCGATGAACTTCCTCATCCCGCAGCCCGGCACACCGTACGAGAACTACGAGATCGTCGAGGGCAAGGACGCCCTGCGCACGGTGGCGGCGTTCCGGCTCGCGATGCCGCGCACGATGCTGCGCTTCGCCGGCGGCCGTGAGCTCACGCTCGGCGACCTCGGCGCGGAGCAGGGCATGCTCGGCGGCGTCAACGCGATCATCGTCGGCAACTACCTGACCAACCTGGGCCGCCCGGCCTCGGCGGACCTCGAGATGCTGGACGAGCTCAAGATGCCCATCAAGGCCCTCAGTGACAGCCTCTGA
- a CDS encoding DUF2567 domain-containing protein: MSETSGPAHRPSAVAGPWSVPVLFRERRPRVVVKADLLPALSVFSTVGLLGFPLAFAWSRLAPPERVRIVAADGTQGALELESWHRFDDLAVFGLMALGLGIVVGVVIWLLRELRGPVVFVAALLGVALAGVIAILLGVTWANSHYAITSPPALGSVIELAPRLESWWVLLTGPLGVSIAYSLLATWNGRDDLGRRLG; the protein is encoded by the coding sequence GTGAGTGAGACGTCGGGGCCCGCGCACCGGCCGTCGGCCGTGGCCGGTCCGTGGTCGGTGCCCGTGCTGTTCCGGGAACGGCGGCCCCGGGTGGTCGTCAAGGCGGACTTGCTGCCCGCGCTGAGCGTGTTCAGCACGGTCGGCCTGCTGGGCTTCCCGCTCGCCTTCGCCTGGTCGCGGCTCGCGCCGCCCGAGCGCGTCCGGATCGTCGCCGCCGACGGCACCCAGGGCGCGCTGGAGCTGGAGAGCTGGCACCGATTCGACGACCTCGCCGTGTTCGGGCTGATGGCGCTCGGGCTCGGGATCGTCGTCGGCGTCGTCATCTGGCTGTTGCGCGAACTCCGCGGTCCGGTCGTGTTCGTCGCGGCTCTGCTCGGGGTGGCGCTCGCGGGCGTGATCGCCATCCTGCTCGGCGTGACCTGGGCGAACAGCCACTACGCGATCACCAGCCCGCCCGCGCTCGGCTCGGTGATCGAGCTCGCGCCGCGGCTGGAGTCGTGGTGGGTGCTGCTGACCGGCCCGCTCGGCGTGTCGATCGCCTACAGCCTGCTGGCCACCTGGAACGGCCGCGACGACCTGGGCCGCCGTCTCGGCTGA
- a CDS encoding NUDIX hydrolase, translating to MRSDTLRVLLWRRALDPHLGRWSLPGGRLRPDEDVETSIRRQLKEKVDVRQLKHVEQLAVFSDPHRVPGPRVVATAFLALVPSDVDPEVPEDTEWHDVAQLPRTAFDHEAIVRRARDRLRSKLSYTNLGFALAPDEFTISALRGLYSAALGYRVSATNLQRVLSRRGLLVPTGHTAAPGRAGGRPAALFSFAGKGMQITDPFAVFKPPNR from the coding sequence GTGCGCTCGGACACACTGCGGGTGCTGCTGTGGCGCCGCGCGCTCGACCCGCACCTCGGCCGCTGGTCGCTGCCGGGCGGGCGGCTGCGGCCCGACGAGGACGTCGAGACGTCCATCCGGCGCCAGCTCAAGGAGAAGGTCGACGTCCGCCAGCTCAAGCACGTCGAGCAGCTCGCGGTGTTCAGCGACCCGCACCGGGTGCCCGGCCCGCGCGTGGTGGCGACGGCGTTCCTCGCGCTGGTCCCCTCCGACGTCGACCCGGAGGTGCCCGAGGACACCGAGTGGCACGACGTCGCGCAGCTGCCGCGCACGGCGTTCGACCACGAGGCCATCGTGCGGCGCGCCCGCGACCGGCTGCGCTCGAAGCTCTCCTACACCAACCTCGGGTTCGCGCTGGCCCCCGACGAGTTCACGATTTCCGCCCTGCGCGGCCTGTATTCGGCGGCGCTCGGCTACCGCGTCTCGGCGACCAACCTGCAGCGGGTGCTGTCCCGGCGCGGCCTGCTGGTCCCGACCGGCCACACGGCCGCCCCGGGCCGGGCCGGCGGCCGTCCGGCGGCGCTGTTCTCCTTCGCCGGCAAGGGCATGCAGATCACTGATCCGTTCGCGGTCTTCAAGCCGCCGAACCGGTGA
- a CDS encoding M48 family metallopeptidase, translating to MTEDIEVSRRDAVRFPGISPRAYEHPVDRGALATLRAVPGFAQVVKAISGFYNERGERLMALASSIRVGPKQYPELDRLRHECAETLDLPSVPNVYVFQDPRLGAETVGMDEPFIRLSTGMVELMSHDSLRFVLGHEMGHVLSGHAVYRTMMVRLISLQLAMSWTPVSALGIRAIIAALREWFRKAELSCDRAGLLCGQDPTAALRAQIQVAGGIDPARIDIPSFLQQASEYESVEDIRDSFLKLKFVETESHPFAVVRAAQLQRWAASEDYRAILAGDYPRRDADKPGSDWKDDLKSAAQSYKESWNSSADPLTKVFSDVGEAVSGAAGKVWTKFGNGSGNGSAS from the coding sequence ATGACCGAGGACATCGAAGTTTCGCGGCGTGACGCCGTCCGCTTCCCGGGGATCAGCCCGCGCGCCTACGAGCACCCGGTGGACCGCGGCGCGCTCGCCACGCTGCGCGCGGTGCCCGGGTTCGCGCAGGTCGTCAAGGCCATTTCGGGGTTCTACAACGAGCGCGGCGAGCGGCTGATGGCGCTCGCGTCGTCGATCCGCGTCGGGCCGAAGCAGTACCCGGAGCTCGACCGCCTGCGCCACGAGTGCGCCGAGACGCTCGACCTGCCGTCGGTGCCGAACGTCTACGTGTTCCAAGACCCGCGTCTCGGCGCGGAGACCGTCGGCATGGACGAGCCGTTCATCCGGCTCAGCACCGGGATGGTCGAGCTGATGAGCCACGATTCGCTGCGGTTCGTGCTCGGGCACGAGATGGGGCACGTGCTGTCCGGGCACGCGGTGTACCGCACGATGATGGTGCGCCTGATCAGCCTGCAGCTGGCGATGTCGTGGACGCCGGTCAGCGCGCTCGGCATCCGGGCGATCATCGCGGCGCTGCGCGAGTGGTTCCGCAAGGCGGAGCTGTCGTGCGACCGCGCGGGTCTGCTCTGCGGTCAGGACCCGACGGCGGCGCTGCGCGCGCAGATCCAGGTCGCGGGCGGCATCGACCCGGCCCGCATCGACATCCCGTCGTTCCTGCAGCAGGCGTCCGAGTACGAGTCGGTCGAGGACATCCGCGACAGCTTCCTCAAGCTCAAGTTCGTCGAGACGGAGTCGCACCCGTTCGCGGTGGTCCGCGCGGCGCAGCTGCAGCGCTGGGCGGCTTCGGAGGACTACCGCGCGATCCTGGCGGGCGACTACCCGCGGCGGGACGCGGACAAGCCGGGCTCGGACTGGAAGGACGACCTCAAGTCGGCCGCGCAGTCGTACAAGGAATCGTGGAACTCGTCGGCGGACCCGTTGACGAAGGTGTTCAGCGACGTCGGCGAAGCGGTCTCGGGCGCGGCGGGCAAGGTGTGGACCAAGTTCGGCAACGGGTCCGGGAACGGCTCGGCTTCCTAG
- a CDS encoding LON peptidase substrate-binding domain-containing protein — MTEPESDSDATTTILPLFPLQTVLLPGTKLPLHIFEPRYRQLTADLVSGTVPGREFGVVALRSSLTREVRGLDQLYEIGCSTVLREAKRLPDGRFDVVTQAQRRFRLTDLDCTSAPYLIASVVWIDDDPVAPSGGMAERLATVARAAHQRYCETAWRSDDWHAPDPDTAIEELAYVLAADCLLPLEDRQHLLEERHPLRRLRIACRLLTRETGFLDKLGAVPLPPGELTDLSRPASLN, encoded by the coding sequence GTGACCGAGCCGGAATCGGATAGTGACGCGACGACGACGATCCTGCCGTTGTTCCCGCTGCAGACCGTGCTGCTGCCCGGTACCAAGCTCCCGCTGCACATCTTCGAACCGCGCTACCGGCAGCTGACGGCGGACCTCGTGAGCGGCACGGTGCCGGGCCGCGAGTTCGGCGTGGTCGCCCTCCGCTCGTCGCTGACCCGCGAAGTACGTGGTCTGGACCAGCTGTACGAGATCGGCTGCAGCACGGTGCTGCGCGAGGCGAAGCGCCTCCCGGACGGCCGCTTCGACGTCGTCACGCAGGCCCAGCGCCGGTTCCGCCTGACCGACCTCGACTGCACGTCGGCGCCGTACCTGATCGCGTCGGTGGTGTGGATCGACGACGACCCGGTCGCCCCGTCCGGCGGCATGGCGGAGCGCCTGGCGACGGTCGCGCGAGCGGCGCACCAGCGCTACTGCGAAACGGCGTGGCGCAGCGACGACTGGCACGCCCCGGACCCGGACACGGCGATCGAGGAGCTGGCCTACGTGCTGGCCGCGGACTGCCTGCTGCCGCTGGAAGACCGCCAGCACCTGCTGGAGGAGCGCCACCCGCTGCGCCGGCTCCGCATCGCGTGCCGCCTGCTGACCCGCGAAACGGGCTTCCTGGACAAGCTGGGCGCGGTCCCGCTGCCGCCGGGCGAGCTCACCGACCTGAGCCGCCCGGCCAGCTTGAACTGA
- the nadA gene encoding quinolinate synthase NadA, with the protein MTTTLVPEGLTPFGGVEANAAWAEEVRRLAKQRDAVLLAHNYQVPEIQDIADHTGDSLALSRIAASSDASTIVFCGVHFMAETAKILAPEKTVLIPDARAGCSLADSITGAELRAWKAEHPGAAVVSYVNTTAEVKAETDICCTSSNAVDVVASIPADQEVLFLPDQFLGAHVKRVTGRENMHIWAGECHVHAGINGAELAERAAENPDADLFVHPECGCATSALYLAGEGAVAPERVKILSTGDMVHEARDTKAKSVLVATEIGMIHQLRKAAPGIDFRAVNDRASCRYMKMITPAALLRCLRDGLDEVHVDLETAARAQASVQRMIEIGQPGGGE; encoded by the coding sequence ATGACCACCACGTTGGTTCCGGAAGGCCTCACCCCGTTCGGCGGGGTCGAGGCGAACGCGGCCTGGGCCGAGGAGGTGCGGCGCCTGGCGAAGCAGCGCGACGCGGTCCTGCTCGCGCACAACTACCAGGTCCCGGAGATCCAGGACATCGCCGACCACACCGGCGACTCCCTCGCGCTGAGCCGCATCGCGGCGAGCAGCGACGCGTCCACCATCGTCTTCTGCGGCGTCCACTTCATGGCCGAGACCGCGAAGATCCTCGCCCCGGAGAAGACGGTCCTGATCCCGGACGCGCGGGCCGGCTGCTCCCTGGCCGACTCCATCACCGGCGCCGAGTTGCGGGCCTGGAAGGCCGAGCACCCGGGCGCGGCGGTCGTCTCCTACGTCAACACCACGGCCGAGGTGAAGGCCGAGACCGACATCTGCTGCACGTCCTCGAACGCGGTCGACGTCGTCGCCTCCATCCCCGCCGACCAGGAGGTTCTCTTCCTCCCGGACCAGTTCCTCGGCGCCCACGTCAAGCGCGTGACCGGCCGGGAGAACATGCACATCTGGGCGGGGGAGTGCCACGTCCACGCCGGGATCAACGGCGCCGAGCTGGCCGAGCGCGCGGCCGAGAACCCGGACGCGGACCTGTTCGTCCACCCCGAATGCGGCTGCGCGACGTCGGCGCTCTACCTGGCCGGCGAGGGTGCCGTGGCGCCGGAGCGGGTCAAGATCCTCTCCACCGGGGACATGGTCCACGAGGCCCGCGACACGAAGGCCAAGTCGGTGCTGGTGGCCACCGAGATCGGCATGATCCACCAGCTGCGCAAGGCCGCGCCGGGCATCGACTTCCGCGCGGTGAACGACCGCGCGTCCTGCCGGTACATGAAGATGATCACCCCCGCCGCGCTGCTCCGGTGCCTGCGTGACGGCCTGGACGAGGTCCACGTCGACCTCGAGACGGCGGCCCGCGCGCAGGCTTCGGTGCAGCGGATGATCGAGATCGGGCAGCCCGGCGGCGGCGAATGA